A single region of the Prochlorococcus marinus str. MIT 0917 genome encodes:
- a CDS encoding tetratricopeptide repeat protein, whose translation MDGFAKKVSSTKQIDTITTYPVPFSLDRISGNITIYTNSFSKLSKEKIISQAFKFHAEANIKEAIKYYQYFIDQGFSDPRVFSNYAIILKDLGNLAKAEHLLRKSIKINPNLVETHSNLGIVLRDLSKLEEAEISLKNAIKLQPNNKEIHNILGLILKDSDQLKAAEISLRLALKLQPDYADALINLGGVLLCLDDLRAAESVTRKAIELVPNDPGPHLNLSNILKQLGRIDEAEISARKAISLKPDYFNAYFNLSLIELLKGDYKSGFNNYELRFKKNSPPELHGNPAVKRIENKDLKGIDKLLVICEQGLGDTIQYMRYIPYLKKTGIEVTFCAQEKLHSLIQSSSIDSNPLTPEQSNKISDRQWISLLSLPKYLKVRENNPIITEPYIFSNDELIKKWREKLSNEIRPIIGINWQGNPTTENYSYIGRSLPLETFSTLVRNHDFKFLSLQKGYGSQQFETCSFKNKFVDCQPLIDKTMDFLEDSAIIQNCDLVITCDTSIAHLAGGIGKKVWLLLRDIPFWTWGLNGEKTPWYPSMRIFRQNQRHDWDEVMKRVSSKLSTELE comes from the coding sequence ATGGATGGTTTTGCTAAAAAGGTTTCATCTACTAAACAAATCGATACTATCACTACCTATCCTGTACCATTTTCTTTGGATAGGATTTCAGGTAATATAACTATTTATACTAATTCGTTTTCTAAGCTCTCAAAAGAGAAGATTATTTCACAAGCATTTAAGTTTCATGCTGAAGCTAATATAAAAGAAGCAATAAAGTATTATCAATACTTTATTGATCAAGGTTTTTCTGATCCAAGAGTTTTCTCTAATTATGCAATTATATTGAAAGATCTAGGTAATTTAGCAAAGGCAGAACATCTTCTTCGTAAATCTATTAAAATAAATCCAAACTTAGTTGAAACTCATTCTAATCTGGGAATAGTACTGAGAGATCTTTCTAAATTAGAAGAAGCTGAAATATCTCTAAAAAATGCCATTAAGCTACAACCAAATAATAAAGAAATTCATAACATTTTGGGGCTAATATTGAAAGACTCAGATCAATTAAAAGCTGCTGAAATTTCACTACGTTTAGCTCTTAAACTTCAGCCTGATTATGCAGATGCTCTGATTAATTTAGGCGGAGTATTGCTTTGTCTAGATGATTTGCGGGCGGCAGAATCAGTAACTAGAAAAGCTATTGAACTTGTTCCCAATGACCCCGGTCCTCATTTAAATCTAAGCAATATACTCAAACAGCTTGGCAGAATTGATGAAGCTGAAATTTCAGCGCGAAAAGCGATTTCGCTAAAACCGGACTATTTCAATGCTTATTTTAATCTTTCATTAATCGAACTTTTAAAAGGTGACTATAAATCAGGGTTTAATAATTACGAATTAAGATTTAAAAAAAATAGCCCGCCAGAACTTCATGGTAATCCAGCAGTAAAAAGAATTGAAAATAAAGATTTAAAAGGAATTGACAAACTTTTAGTTATTTGTGAACAAGGTTTAGGTGATACTATTCAATATATGAGGTATATCCCTTACCTTAAAAAAACAGGTATAGAAGTCACATTTTGTGCGCAAGAAAAATTACATTCATTAATCCAGTCATCATCTATTGATTCTAATCCATTAACTCCAGAACAATCTAATAAAATTTCAGATAGGCAATGGATTTCACTATTATCATTGCCTAAATATTTAAAAGTTAGAGAAAATAATCCAATCATCACAGAACCATATATTTTTTCGAATGATGAATTGATAAAGAAATGGAGGGAAAAATTATCTAATGAAATAAGACCAATTATTGGTATTAATTGGCAAGGGAATCCAACTACTGAAAATTATTCATACATAGGAAGATCATTACCTCTAGAAACTTTCTCTACTCTTGTTAGAAATCATGATTTTAAATTCTTATCTCTGCAAAAGGGATATGGTTCCCAGCAATTCGAGACTTGCTCTTTTAAAAATAAATTTGTTGATTGCCAACCTTTAATTGATAAAACAATGGATTTCTTAGAGGATTCAGCAATTATTCAGAATTGTGATTTGGTAATAACTTGTGATACGTCCATTGCTCATTTGGCTGGTGGAATTGGAAAAAAAGTGTGGTTGTTGTTAAGAGATATAC
- a CDS encoding FkbM family methyltransferase, whose protein sequence is MELISGTMDSGKEEDNKRKYNRFEVNPVPVPFREVKQNFTINTNIHNRMSKKEIISQAFKFHSQGNTKEAVKYYKYFLDQGFTDAIVFSNYGMILKDQGRLEEAEDFLRNSIKLNPYFVEAYSNLGTILRSLGELNEAEEFTRQAIKINPDFAGAHTNLALILKDLGMLEESELQKNIGINIDFINNISNKSKNLCLKYLTLSKSQFRQDLFVLSELNFKKKGFFVEFGACDGVISSNSYLLEKSFGWDGILAEPAIYWHDKLIKMRSAIIEKKCLWKDSDEHILFNETEDYKQLSTINSFSDLDNSKCYRTNGNRYKVPTISLLDLLDKYNAPKSIDYLSIDTEGSEFEILKSFDFSKYKFKVITCEHNFTNIREKIYNLLINNGYKRKLKLISKVDDWYVLDE, encoded by the coding sequence ATGGAATTAATTTCAGGAACTATGGATAGTGGCAAGGAAGAGGATAACAAGAGAAAATATAATAGATTTGAAGTTAATCCAGTACCCGTTCCATTTAGGGAAGTGAAGCAAAATTTTACTATTAATACTAATATACATAATAGAATGTCTAAAAAGGAAATTATTTCCCAAGCTTTTAAATTTCATTCGCAAGGCAATACTAAAGAAGCAGTAAAATACTATAAATATTTCTTGGACCAGGGTTTCACTGATGCAATAGTTTTCTCTAATTATGGAATGATATTGAAAGATCAAGGTCGATTAGAAGAAGCAGAGGATTTTCTACGTAATTCGATTAAATTAAATCCTTATTTTGTAGAAGCCTACTCTAATTTGGGAACAATACTAAGAAGTCTTGGTGAATTAAATGAAGCAGAAGAATTTACTCGACAAGCTATAAAAATTAATCCTGATTTCGCTGGTGCACATACTAACTTGGCACTTATACTTAAAGATCTTGGTATGTTAGAAGAGTCTGAATTACAGAAAAATATAGGAATTAATATTGATTTTATAAATAATATTAGTAATAAATCTAAAAATCTTTGTTTAAAATATTTAACTTTATCAAAATCACAATTTAGACAAGATTTATTTGTCTTAAGTGAGTTGAATTTTAAGAAAAAAGGGTTTTTCGTGGAATTTGGAGCTTGTGATGGAGTGATTAGCTCTAATTCATATTTGTTAGAAAAATCTTTTGGTTGGGATGGTATTCTTGCTGAGCCAGCAATATACTGGCATGATAAATTAATAAAAATGCGTTCGGCCATAATAGAAAAGAAATGTTTATGGAAAGATTCCGATGAGCATATTTTGTTTAATGAGACTGAGGACTATAAACAACTCTCAACAATAAATTCCTTCTCTGATTTAGACAACTCTAAATGTTATAGAACTAATGGTAATAGGTATAAAGTACCTACAATTTCACTGTTAGATTTATTAGATAAATATAATGCTCCTAAATCTATAGATTATTTATCTATAGATACAGAAGGGAGTGAATTTGAGATATTAAAGTCTTTTGATTTTAGTAAATATAAATTTAAGGTTATTACATGTGAACACAACTTTACTAATATCCGTGAGAAAATCTATAATCTTTTGATTAATAATGGATATAAACGAAAACTCAAATTGATTTCAAAAGTTGATGATTGGTATGTTTTAGATGAATAA